In one Bos mutus isolate GX-2022 chromosome 19, NWIPB_WYAK_1.1, whole genome shotgun sequence genomic region, the following are encoded:
- the LOC102270763 gene encoding olfactory receptor 3A10, protein MEPGAWGNKTVVTEFILLGLTENIELQSILFAIFLFAYVITVGGNLSILAAIFVEPKLHTPMYYFLGNLSLLDIGCITVTIPPMLACLLTHQCQVPYAACISQLFFFHLLAGVDCHLLTAMAYDLYLAICQPLTYSIRMSRDVQGALVAVCCSISFINALTHTVAVSVLDFCGPNVVNHFYCDLPPLFQLSCSSIHLNGQLLFVGATFMGVVPMVFISVSYAHVAAAVLRIRSAEGRKKAFSTCGSHLTVVCISYGTGFFSYMRLGSVSASDKDKGIGILNTVISPMLNPLIYSLRNPDVQGALKRLLTGKRPPE, encoded by the coding sequence ATGGAGCCAGGTGCCTGGGGCAACAAGACTGTGGTCACTGAATTCATCCTTCTTGGCCTAACAGAGAACATCGAACTGCAATCCATCCTTTTTGCCATCTTCCTCTTTGCCTATGTGATTACAGTCGGGGGCAACTTGAGTATCCTGGCCGCCATCTTTGTGGAGCCCAaactccacacccccatgtactacTTCCTGGGGAACCTTTCTCTGCTGGACATTGGGTGCATCACTGTCACCATTCCTCCCATGCTGGCCTGTCTCCTGACCCACCAATGCCAGGTTCCCTATGCAGCCTGCATCTcacagctcttctttttccacctCCTGGCTGGAGTGGACTGTCACCTCCTGACAGCCATGGCCTACGACCTCTACCTGGCCATTTGCCAGCCCCTCACCTATAGCATCCGCATGAGCCGTGACGTCCAGGGAGCCCTGGTGGCCGTCTGCTGCTCCATCTCCTTCATCAATGCTCTGACCCACACAGTGGCTGTATCTGTGCTGGACTTCTGTGGCCCTAACGTGGTCAACCACTTCTACTGTGACCTCCCGCCCCTTTTCCAGCTCTCCTGCTCCAGCATCCACCTCAACGGGCAGCTTCTTTTCGTGGGGGCCACCTTCATGGGGGTGGTCCCCATGGTCTTCATCTCGGTATCCTACGCCCACGTGGCAGCCGCAGTCCTGCGGATCCGCTCGGCGgagggcaggaagaaagcctTCTCCACGTGTGGCTCCCACCTCACCGTGGTCTGCATCTCTTATGGAACAGGCTTCTTCAGCTACATGCGCCTGGGCTCCGTGTCCGCCTCAGACAAGGACAAGGGCATTGGCATCCTCAACACTGTCATCAGCCCCATGCTGAACCCACTCATCTACAGCCTCCGGAACCCTGATGTGCAGGGCGCCCTGAAGAGGTTGCTGACGGGGAAGCGGCCGCCGGAGTGA